The sequence TTCGCGTACGTCAGCGAGTTCTGATAGCCGATTTCGGTCAAGCCAAGACTCTGCATGCCGACGCCGAGACGCGCGGCGTTCATCATCACGAACATGGCGTTCAAGCCCTTGTTCGCCTCGCCGACCAGCCAGCCCTGCGCGTTGTCGAGATTGATCACGCAGGTGGCGTTGCCGTGAATGCCCATCTTGTGTTCGATGGAACCGCACTTCACGCCGTTGCGCGCGCCCGGCTCACCGGCTTCGTTCGGCACGAACTTCGGCACGATGAACAGCGAAATGCCCTTGGTGCCGTTCGGTGCGCCCGGCAGACGCGCGAGCACCAGGTGAACGATGTTCTCCGCGAGATCGTGTTCGCCGCTGGAGATGAAAATCTTGGTGCCGCTGATCGCGTACGAGCCGTCGCTGTTCGGTTCGGCCTTGGTGCGCAGAATGCCGAGGTCGGTGCCGCAATGCGGTTCGGTCAGACACATCGTGCCGGTCCAGACGCCCGCGACCAGCTTCGGCAGATAAGTTTTTTGCAGTTCAGGCGTGCCGTGCGCGTGCACACATTCGTACGCGCCATGCGACAGACCCGGATACATGGTCCATGCCTGGTTCGCCGAGTTCAGCATTTCGTACAACGCGTTGTTGACGAAGGCCGGCAGACCCTGGCCGCCGTATTCCGGATCGCAGCCCAGCGCGGGCCAGCCGGCTTCCACGTACTGCTGGTACGCTTCCTTGAAACCCTTCGGCGTGGTCACGACGCCGTCGCCGACGTACGTGCAGCCTTCCTGGTCGCCGCTGTGATTGAGCGGGAACAGCACCTGGGAGCAGAACTTGCCGGCCTCTTCGAGCACCGCGTTGATGGTGTCGACATCGAGATCCGCGTGCTTCGGCATCTGCTTGATTTCGGCTTCGACGTTAAGCAGTTCGTGCAACACGAATTGCATGTCGCGCAGCGGCGCGGCGTACTGTCCCATGACTCTCTCCAAAGTTTGACAAGAAGCCAGGCTGTTAGCTGAGTCCGTGGATCGGAACTTTCTGCGCCGCGAATCTTTTGAGGTTTGGCGGCTCGGCTAACGGCTTTCGCTTTGATACGAAACAATCAATTTTTCCAGCGCGGCCCACGTGAGGCGCACAGCGTCCGGCAAGTGCAGGAAGCGCGCGTCGTGATGCAGACCGAGCGTGAAGCTATACAGTTCGAACAGCATCAGTTGCGGATCGGTGTCGGCACGCAGATGCCCTTCTTCCATCGACTGCGAAATGGCGCGCGTGAGTGCCGCACGCCAGATCGTCACGCTCGACACCAGTTGTTCACGCACCGGGTTATCCGCGCGGTCGTCGTACTCGACGGCGCCGCTGATGTAGATGCACCCGGTCGTGACTTCCTGAATGCGCTTCTCGATCCAGCGGGAAATCATCGCGCGCAAGCGCGGCAAGCCACGAGGCTCGCGCAAGCTCGGGAAGAACACCTCGTCTTCGAAACGACGGTGATATTCGCGCACGACTTCGACCTGCAAATCCTCGCGCGACCCGAAATGCGCGAACACACCGCTTTTGCTCATCTGCATGCGCTCAGCCAGCAGCCCGATCGTCAGACCTTCCAGTCCGTCGCGGCTTGCCAGATCGAGTGCTGCTTCGAGAATCGCGGCTCGCGTTTGTTCGCCTTTTCGCATAGCTTTTTACCGTTCTAATGTGACCGAAAGAAAATCGAACGGCCGTACTATTATTGTGGGCGGCCGCCCGCTAAACAAGGACTTTATTAGAAACCGGTTTCTAACCAGGTTCCAATTCTGCGGCATCCGTCAATCAGAGGAATCAGATTTTTTAGAGGCCTTTGCCAGGCCTTTGTCTTGAGACAGAGGTTGCTAGCGAAGGTGCTCACGTTCTCCGATTGCCGCAGCCGGCCGACATGATGCAGCAAGTCGGCCGGAATCGAGAAGGATTCGAGTCAGTGCGGGTTTTGGAGGGGTGCGGCGGCGTGGGGGAAGCGCTGCTGGAGAGCACTGGCGACCCGCGTCAGAACGTCGTCCCAGTCGCCTCGACGCGGTTGGGTGAAGAGGCGCAGGCTGGCGTACCAGGGACTGTCGTCGCGGCCCTGGAGCCAGCGCCAGCAACCCGCAAAACGGTTGAGAAGCCAGACGGGTTTGTCCATCGCCGCGGCAAGATGGGCGACTGAAGTGTCGACTGAAATCACGAGGTCGAGGTTGGCGATCAAGGCGGCGGTGTCGGCGAAGTCCGTGAGGTCGGCGGTCCAGTCGGTGAGCGGGGTTGAGTTCAGGCCTGCGCCGACGGCCGAGGTGGCGCGTTTGGACGGGTCGTCTGTCTTTTGCAGACTGATCCAGTGGATGTGCGGCAGCGCCAGCAACGGCGCGATCTGCGCGAAGGTGAGGCTGCGCAGACGGTCTATGGCGATGCCCGAATGGCCGCCTGCCCACACAATGCCCACGCGCGGTAGATGCCTCGTTGGCAGCGCCTCCAGTCGCACGCGCCAGATGGCGGCCTGTTTGGAATCGGCGTGCAGGTACGGCAGCTCGGCCGGGATCGTGTTCACCTGCGTATGAAACGCCATCGGCAGCGACATCAGCGGACAGTAGCAATCCCACTCGGTCAGATCGGCCGGCACGGTGTCGAGCAGCACGAGGCCCGGCCAGCGGGAGCATAAAGACTGCTCGTACAGACGGCGCAATGCGGGCGGGCAGACGTAGCCGACGAGGGGAAAACGCTCAAGCAACAACGGCAAATAGCGGACGAACTGCAAGCTGTCGCCGAAGCCTTGTTCGTCCAGGACAAGCAGGTTTTTATGAGCCATCAGTTTGATCGGCTTGTCGATGCCAAGGCGCAAGTCCTCGCCGCTCCATCGCGGCAGCGGCACTTGCACAGGCTCGCGTGCTGGGGTTCCGTCGGCATGCTTGAAGCTGATCCAACGGTCTTCGAAATACGGCCATGCCTCTTCGTAACGGCCGGTGGCCAGCAAAGCCATTGCCAGGTTGTTTCGCGCGATGAGATTCGCAGGCGCCAGTTCGAGCGCGCGGCGGTAGTGCCGCTCAGCTTCGTCCAAAGCGCCGAGGTCGCCGTAAATACGCCCGAGATTGTTATGCGCGGCCGAGTTGTCCGGGTCGAGTTCGAGCGTGCGGCGATAGCTGACGGCGGCTTCGTCGAGACAGTCGTGATGCTGTAGCGTCAACGCCAGGTTGTAGTGCAAGGCCGCGAAGTCCGGGCCGATTGCGAGCCCCTGGCGCAGACTGTCGATCGCCCCCGCGAAGTCGCCCAGCCTGAGCTGGATCGCGTAGAGCGTGTTGTAGAAGATCGGTTCGGGGTGAATCTGGATCGCGCGTTCAAGCCAGGTGTGGGCGGCTTCTGCGTGACCTGAGACAAGCGCAAGCAGGCCTCGCAGATGCAAGGCGCCGACGTGCTCGGCGTTGTGTTCGAGGATTTGGCTGGCGAGCGTTTGGACTTCGTCGAAACGGCCGGCTTGATAGGCCGTCACGGCGCGGTCGTGAAGGCGCGAAAGATCGTCGGATGGGGTAGAGGATGCGGCTGGCGAGGTGGGCAATGGCGTCTCCGTGACGCGGCCGGTCCGCTTGCCGTGAGTGTGCAGTCGAACCGGCTGCTGGGCGTGAAGAAGGTCGATAGATCGGCGACGCATGTCATGCATCTGGTCGCCCGATTTTTATCGAGCGCAGATTATGTTTGCCACTTCACGGAGAGTCTTTAGGATCGGTCTGAAACGTGCGGGGCTATACGTGAGCGCGTGAGTGCGTCGCGGAGACGCACGCACGGGTTCAGGTTCAGTCGTACCCACCCACCGTCAACACCTTCATCACGGCCCGATACATCGTATAGGCAAGCCAGTTGAGCACCCGCTCGCCAGCCGGCCGCGCGTCGTAATGCGCCTCGTCGATGCGCCGCGAGTCCTTGAACGCGACGAGAATCGCTTCACGCAACGCGTCGATCGCGGGATCGTTCACCAGCACCACGTTGGCTTCGTTGTTGAGCATCAGGCTCAGCGCGTCGAGGTTCGACGAACCGACCGTCGCCCAGTTCGAATCCACCACCGCGACCTTGCCGTGCAGCAGCGTCTTCTCGTACTCGGCGATCTGCACGCCGGCCTTCAGCAGCGCGCGATACAGAAACGGCACCGCGTAATCGAGCGCCTTGAACTCCTTGCGCCCGACAATCAGCTTCACGTCGACCCCGCGCCGCGCCGCCAACACCAGCGCGCGACGCAGCTTGCGGCCCGGCATGAAGTACGGGTTGGCCAGCAGCACTTCGCTGCGCGCCTGGCCGATCGCGGTCAGATAAGCTTTCTCGATGGCGCGACGGTTGATCAGGTTGTCGCGCGCAACAAACGCAACGCACGGCTCGCCGCCCGCCCACAAGGCTTCGTTGCGGCGCCGACGGCGTCGCCGCAAACTGCCGAGCGACGCGCTCGTCTTCGGTCCAAGGTCCGGCTCCAATGACTCGATCGGCCGGTGTCCGAGCCGAATCCGCCGCCATTGCACTTCGAATGCCTGACGCACGTCGGCGACCACTGGTCCGTGCAATTCGACGGCGAAATCCCAACGCCGGTAAGGCAGCCGCTCGCCGTCGTTCTCGTAGTCGTCGACGATATTAATGCCGCCGCAATAGGCGAACTGATCGTCGATCACCGCCAGTTTGCGGTGCGTGCGCGAAAAGCCGAAGCGGCCGAACAGATGCGGGTTGTAGATGCGATGGTCGATGCCGGCCATCGGCCACTCGGTGAACATTGGCAAGCGCGCGGTGCCGATGCCGTCGGTAATCACGCGCACCTTCACGCCGCGCGAGGCCGCGCGCAGCAATGCCTCGCTGATCGCCTTGCCGGCGTCATCATGGCAGAAGATGTAGGTTTCGAGCACGACGTCGTGTTGCGCGGCATCGATGCGCGCGACCAACGCGCTGAAGAATTCATCGCCGGAACGCAGCAGCTTGACGTCGTTGCCGCTAGTGAAGCGATAGCGCTGCCAATAGCGGCGGCCGAGCAGCGATTGCCGCAGGCGGGCAAAACGGCGCGCGCCGCCGACGCTCACTGGTCACGCTCGCCGTCGTCAGCCGCGGCACCTGTCGCGTGACGCCCGGCGAGCCGCTTCGGCAATTGCAGAATCGCATCCGCATTCGACGACGAAAAGCAGCGCGACGCCGCCTCTTCATACGGCAGCCACATAAATGCGGTGTGCTCGCGCGGCGCGAGCCTCACGTTGAGTTGCTCGGGCACCTGCACGCTGAACCAGTGTTCGGTGTTCTGGATCACGCCTTCGGCATAGCGATGCCGGAACTCCGGGTAGATCTCGTACTCGATCGAATATTGCCAGTCGAACAACGCGCTTTGCGGCACGAGCCGGCCGCCAATCACAATGCCGGTCTCTTCGGCGACTTCGCGCACGGCGGTGTCGCCGAACGCTTCATCGAGCTGATCTTTGGAACCGGTCACCGATTGCCAGAAGCCGGCATGGTCGGCGCGCTCGATCAGCAGCACCTCGAGCGCGGGTGTATGGATGACGACGAGTACGGATTGCGGAATCTTCGGCGGTTTCGGCATGGTGTGGAAACTGGGCGCAGGGTCTGCGCGATACATGTCGGATGACGGTCGAAAGCTGTTGCTGCGACTGTAACGCAAAAAACGAAAAAGGCGCTGGGAGTTGCCTCTGCGCCTTTTTCGTTTCGGTTTTGATCGCGGCAGTGGATCACCTGCCGCTTCGCGCGCCGCACGCTGCCGTTTCCGGACAGCGCGGGCCACGCTTGAACCTGCTTATTTATACCTTCGGTTCCGGCGTACGCACACGAATGTGCAACTCGCGCAACTGGCGCTCGTCCACTTCGCTCGGCGCCTGCGTGAGCAGACACTGCGCACGTTGCGTCTTCGGGAACGCGATCACGTCGCGGATCGAATCGGCGCCGGCCATCATCGTGACGATGCGGTCCAGACCGAACGCGATACCGCCGTGCGGCGGCGCGCCGTATTGCAGCGCGTCGAGCAGGAAGCCGAACTTGGCTTGCGCTTCTTCCGCGTTGATCTTCAGCGCGCGGAACACCTTGCTCTGCACTTCTTCACGGTGGATACGCACCGAACCGCCGCCGATTTCCCAGCCGTTCAGCACCATGTCGTAGGCCTTCGCGAGGCAGCGCGCCGGATCCGTTTCCAGATACTCGAGGTGCTCGTCCTTCGGGCTCGTGAACGGGTGATGCGCGGCGACGTAACGGTTGTCTTCCTCGTCGTACTCGAACATCGGGAAGTCGATCACCCACAGCGGCTTCCAGCCGGACTCGACCAGACCGTTGGCCTTGCCGAATTCCGAATGGCCGATCTTCAGACGCAGCGCGCCCAGGCT is a genomic window of Paraburkholderia bryophila containing:
- a CDS encoding acyl-CoA dehydrogenase C-terminal domain-containing protein; its protein translation is MGQYAAPLRDMQFVLHELLNVEAEIKQMPKHADLDVDTINAVLEEAGKFCSQVLFPLNHSGDQEGCTYVGDGVVTTPKGFKEAYQQYVEAGWPALGCDPEYGGQGLPAFVNNALYEMLNSANQAWTMYPGLSHGAYECVHAHGTPELQKTYLPKLVAGVWTGTMCLTEPHCGTDLGILRTKAEPNSDGSYAISGTKIFISSGEHDLAENIVHLVLARLPGAPNGTKGISLFIVPKFVPNEAGEPGARNGVKCGSIEHKMGIHGNATCVINLDNAQGWLVGEANKGLNAMFVMMNAARLGVGMQSLGLTEIGYQNSLTYAKERLQMRSLTGPKAPEKAADPIIVHPDVRRMLLTQKAYAEAARAFSYWSALHIDKELSHADEAARKDAADLVALLTPILKAFLSDNAFESTNHAMQIYGGHGFIAEWGMEQYVRDARINMIYEGTNAIQALDLLGRKILGDMGAKMKKFGKLVSDFVEAEGIKPEMQEFINPLADIGDKVQKLTMEIGMKAMQNPDEVGAAAVPYLRTVGHLVFSYFWARMARVALDKEASGDPFYKAKLATARFYFAKLLPETAMTIRQARAGSKSMMEVDEALF
- a CDS encoding TetR/AcrR family transcriptional regulator; the protein is MRKGEQTRAAILEAALDLASRDGLEGLTIGLLAERMQMSKSGVFAHFGSREDLQVEVVREYHRRFEDEVFFPSLREPRGLPRLRAMISRWIEKRIQEVTTGCIYISGAVEYDDRADNPVREQLVSSVTIWRAALTRAISQSMEEGHLRADTDPQLMLFELYSFTLGLHHDARFLHLPDAVRLTWAALEKLIVSYQSESR
- a CDS encoding tetratricopeptide repeat protein produces the protein MTAYQAGRFDEVQTLASQILEHNAEHVGALHLRGLLALVSGHAEAAHTWLERAIQIHPEPIFYNTLYAIQLRLGDFAGAIDSLRQGLAIGPDFAALHYNLALTLQHHDCLDEAAVSYRRTLELDPDNSAAHNNLGRIYGDLGALDEAERHYRRALELAPANLIARNNLAMALLATGRYEEAWPYFEDRWISFKHADGTPAREPVQVPLPRWSGEDLRLGIDKPIKLMAHKNLLVLDEQGFGDSLQFVRYLPLLLERFPLVGYVCPPALRRLYEQSLCSRWPGLVLLDTVPADLTEWDCYCPLMSLPMAFHTQVNTIPAELPYLHADSKQAAIWRVRLEALPTRHLPRVGIVWAGGHSGIAIDRLRSLTFAQIAPLLALPHIHWISLQKTDDPSKRATSAVGAGLNSTPLTDWTADLTDFADTAALIANLDLVISVDTSVAHLAAAMDKPVWLLNRFAGCWRWLQGRDDSPWYASLRLFTQPRRGDWDDVLTRVASALQQRFPHAAAPLQNPH
- the clsB gene encoding cardiolipin synthase ClsB; the protein is MSVGGARRFARLRQSLLGRRYWQRYRFTSGNDVKLLRSGDEFFSALVARIDAAQHDVVLETYIFCHDDAGKAISEALLRAASRGVKVRVITDGIGTARLPMFTEWPMAGIDHRIYNPHLFGRFGFSRTHRKLAVIDDQFAYCGGINIVDDYENDGERLPYRRWDFAVELHGPVVADVRQAFEVQWRRIRLGHRPIESLEPDLGPKTSASLGSLRRRRRRRNEALWAGGEPCVAFVARDNLINRRAIEKAYLTAIGQARSEVLLANPYFMPGRKLRRALVLAARRGVDVKLIVGRKEFKALDYAVPFLYRALLKAGVQIAEYEKTLLHGKVAVVDSNWATVGSSNLDALSLMLNNEANVVLVNDPAIDALREAILVAFKDSRRIDEAHYDARPAGERVLNWLAYTMYRAVMKVLTVGGYD
- the nudB gene encoding dihydroneopterin triphosphate diphosphatase, coding for MPKPPKIPQSVLVVIHTPALEVLLIERADHAGFWQSVTGSKDQLDEAFGDTAVREVAEETGIVIGGRLVPQSALFDWQYSIEYEIYPEFRHRYAEGVIQNTEHWFSVQVPEQLNVRLAPREHTAFMWLPYEEAASRCFSSSNADAILQLPKRLAGRHATGAAADDGERDQ